From Corvus cornix cornix isolate S_Up_H32 chromosome 1A, ASM73873v5, whole genome shotgun sequence, a single genomic window includes:
- the GDI2 gene encoding rab GDP dissociation inhibitor beta, which produces MNEEYDVIVLGTGLTECILSGIMSVNGKKVLHMDRNSYYGGESASITPLEDLYKRFNLPGTPPESMGRGRDWNVDLIPKFLMANGQLVKMLLYTEVTRYLDFKVIEGSFVYKGGKIYKVPSTEAEALASSLMGLFEKRRFRKFLVYVANFDENDPRTFEGVDPKKTTMRDVYKKFDLGQDVIDFTGHALALYRTDDYLDQPCQETINRIKLYSESLARYGKSPYLYPLYGLGELPQGFARLSAIYGGTYMLNKPIEEIVIENGKVVGVKSEGEVARCKQLICDPSYVSDRVTKVGQVIRVICILSHPIKNTNDANSCQIIIPQNQVNRKSDIYVCMISSAHNVAAQGKYIAIASTTVETADPEKEIKPALDLLEPIEQKFVSISDLFAPTDLGTESQIFISRTYDATTHFETTCDDIKDIYKRMMGSEFDFEEMKRKKNDIYGEEEQQ; this is translated from the exons ATGAATGAGGAGTACGACGTGATCGTGCTGGGCACCGGCCTCACG GAATGCATCCTCTCCGGGATCATGTCAGTGAATGGAAAGAAAGTCCTTCACATGGATCGTAACTCGTACTATGGAGGGGAAAGTGCATCCATTACACCCCTGGAAGAT CTCTACAAAAGGTTTAATCTCCCAGGAACTCCACCAGAATCTATGGGGCGGGGAAGAGACTGGAACGTGGACCTCATTCCAAAATTCCTTATGGCTAATG GTCAGTTGGTAAAGATGCTGCTCTACACAGAAGTCACTCGTTACTTGGACTTCAAGGTGATCGAGGGGAGCTTCGTCTACAAGGGAGGAAAGATCTACAAAGTTCCTTCCACTGAGGCAGAAGCTTTGGCCTCCA GCTTAATGGGTTTGTTCGAGAAGCGCCGGTTCAGGAAATTCCTGGTGTACGTGGCCAACTTTGATGAGAACGATCCGCGGACCTTTGAGGGCGTGGATCCCAAGAAAACCACCATGAGGGATGTGTACAAGAAGTTTGACCTGGGCCAAGATGTCATTGATTTCACAGGCCATGCCCTCGCTCTCTACAGGACTGACGA CTATCTAGATCAACCCTGCCAAGAAACAATCAACAGGATTAAGCTGTACAGCGAGTCACTGGCTCGATACGGGAAAAGCCCCTACCTGTACCCCCTTTATGGCCTTGGAGAACTGCCCCAGGGATTTGCACG gctcAGTGCCATCTATGGAGGCACCTACATGCTCAACAAGCCCATCGAGGAGATCGTCATAGAGAACGGCAAAGTGGTCGGGGTCAAGTCCGAGGGGGAG GTGGCTCGCTGCAAACAGCTCATCTGCGACCCCAGCTACGTGTCGGACCGTGTGACGAAGGTGGGCCAGGTGATCCGGGTAATCTGCATCCTGAGCCACCCCATCAAGAACACGAACGATGCCAACTCGTGCCAGATCATCATTCCACAGAACCAGGTCAACCGGAAATCAG ATATCTACGTGTGCATGATCTCCTCTGCTCACAACGTGGCGGCGCAGGGCAAGTACATCGCCATCGCCAGCACCACCGTGGAGACCGCGGATCCGGAGAAGGAGATCAAGCCGGCCTTGGACCTCTTGGAGCCCATTGAGCAGAA gTTTGTGAGCATCAGTGACCTGTTTGCACCGACCGACCTGGGAACTGAGAGCCAG ATCTTCATCTCGCGCACCTACGACGCCACCACCCACTTTGAGACGACGTGCGACGACATCAAAGATATTTATAAGAGGATGATGGGATCAGAGTTCGACTTCGAGGAGATGAAACGCAAGAAAAACGACATCTAcggggaggaggagcagcagtaA
- the ANKRD16 gene encoding ankyrin repeat domain-containing protein 16 isoform X1, whose amino-acid sequence MIPTPSQPQNPDFFCLFPLRPGSMAERERPRRLLRLVQEGKLDLLRDELRLDDIPEAPSWRWGRLGDSLLHHAARLGHRDVLEFLVREIGMDAEVTNGDYKRPIHEAASMGHWECVSFLLEMGASVDCLKKADWTPLMMACTRKNLEVIKTLVEHGANPLLRNKDGWNCFHVASREGHPEVLRYLLDVSPGCWDTESTTGRTPLHTAAMHGCAQVVELLLERCRYKPDSRDSCGVTPFMDALQNGHIGIACLLLEKHQACPTAVDALGAQALHRAAVTAQDGSIQFLVSELGVDVNGRATSLQLPALHYAAKEGHGHTIQTLLALGADVQAKDGKGRSALHAASAGQRAEAARILLRAGLQDAPDATGMLAQQLARRPDVIQVFQGMQLST is encoded by the exons ATGATACCCACCCCTTCCCAACCCCAAAATCCcgattttttttgcctctttcccCTCAGGCCCGGATCCATGGCGGAGCGGGAGAGGCCGCGGCGGCTCCTGAGGCTGGTCCAGGAGGGAAAACTGGATCTCCTGCGGGATGAGCTGAGGCTGGATGACATTCCAGAGGCTCCCAGCTGGCGCTGGGGACGTTTGGGAGACTCCCTGCTGCACCACGCGGCGCGGCTCGGACACCGGGATGTGCTGGAATTCCTGGTCCGGGAGATTGGGATGGACGCGGAGGTGACCAATGGGGATTACAAGAGGCCGATCCATGAGGCTGCTTCCATGGGACACTGGGAATGTGTGTCCTTCCTGCTGGAGATGGGGGCGAGCGTGGATTGCTTGAAAAAGGCCGACTG GACTCCCCTCATGATGGCTTGCACCAGGAAAAACTTGGAAGTGATCAAAACTCTGGTGGAGCACGGAGCCAACCCATTGCTGAGGAATAAGGATGGCTGGAATTGCTTCCACGTTGCCAGCAGGGAGGGACACCCCGAGGTGCTCCGGTACCTGCTGGAtgtgtccccaggctgctgggacaCGGAAAGCACCACGGGGAGAACtcctctgcacacagcag CGATGCACGGCTGTGCCCAGGTcgtggagctgctcctggagcg gtGCCGGTACAAACCTGACAGCAGAGACAGCTGTGGAGTCACTCCCTTCATGGACGCCCTCCAGAACGGGCACATCGGCATCGCCTGCCTGCTCCTGGAAAAACACCAG GCCTGCCCCACAGCTGTGGATGCCCTGGGTGCTcaggccctgcacagggcagctgtGACAGCCCAGGATGGATCCATCCAGTTCCTGGTGTCCGAGCTGGGCGTGGATGTCAACGGGAGAGCGAcgtccctgcagctgccagccctgcactACGCAGCCAAG GAAGGACACGGACACACCATCCAGACCCTGCTGGCCCTCGGTGCTGACGTCCAGGCCAAGGATGGGAAGGGCCGTTCTG ccctgcacgCGGCCAGCGCCGGGCAGCGGGCGGAGGCCGCGCGGATCCTGCTCCGTGCTGGGCTCCAGGACGCTCCAGATGCCACGGGaatgctggcacagcagctggcCAGGAGGCCGGATGTCATCCAGGTTTTCCAGGGAATGCAACTCAGCACGTGA
- the ANKRD16 gene encoding ankyrin repeat domain-containing protein 16 isoform X2 — MIPTPSQPQNPDFFCLFPLRPGSMAERERPRRLLRLVQEGKLDLLRDELRLDDIPEAPSWRWGRLGDSLLHHAARLGHRDVLEFLVREIGMDAEVTNGDYKRPIHEAASMGHWECVSFLLEMGASVDCLKKADWTPLMMACTRKNLEVIKTLVEHGANPLLRNKDGWNCFHVASREGHPEVLRYLLDVSPGCWDTESTTGRTPLHTAAMHGCAQVVELLLERCRYKPDSRDSCGVTPFMDALQNGHIGIACLLLEKHQACPTAVDALGAQALHRAAVTAQDGSIQFLVSELGVDVNGRATSLQLPALHYAAKEGHGHTIQTLLALGADVQAKDGKGRSAG; from the exons ATGATACCCACCCCTTCCCAACCCCAAAATCCcgattttttttgcctctttcccCTCAGGCCCGGATCCATGGCGGAGCGGGAGAGGCCGCGGCGGCTCCTGAGGCTGGTCCAGGAGGGAAAACTGGATCTCCTGCGGGATGAGCTGAGGCTGGATGACATTCCAGAGGCTCCCAGCTGGCGCTGGGGACGTTTGGGAGACTCCCTGCTGCACCACGCGGCGCGGCTCGGACACCGGGATGTGCTGGAATTCCTGGTCCGGGAGATTGGGATGGACGCGGAGGTGACCAATGGGGATTACAAGAGGCCGATCCATGAGGCTGCTTCCATGGGACACTGGGAATGTGTGTCCTTCCTGCTGGAGATGGGGGCGAGCGTGGATTGCTTGAAAAAGGCCGACTG GACTCCCCTCATGATGGCTTGCACCAGGAAAAACTTGGAAGTGATCAAAACTCTGGTGGAGCACGGAGCCAACCCATTGCTGAGGAATAAGGATGGCTGGAATTGCTTCCACGTTGCCAGCAGGGAGGGACACCCCGAGGTGCTCCGGTACCTGCTGGAtgtgtccccaggctgctgggacaCGGAAAGCACCACGGGGAGAACtcctctgcacacagcag CGATGCACGGCTGTGCCCAGGTcgtggagctgctcctggagcg gtGCCGGTACAAACCTGACAGCAGAGACAGCTGTGGAGTCACTCCCTTCATGGACGCCCTCCAGAACGGGCACATCGGCATCGCCTGCCTGCTCCTGGAAAAACACCAG GCCTGCCCCACAGCTGTGGATGCCCTGGGTGCTcaggccctgcacagggcagctgtGACAGCCCAGGATGGATCCATCCAGTTCCTGGTGTCCGAGCTGGGCGTGGATGTCAACGGGAGAGCGAcgtccctgcagctgccagccctgcactACGCAGCCAAG GAAGGACACGGACACACCATCCAGACCCTGCTGGCCCTCGGTGCTGACGTCCAGGCCAAGGATGGGAAGGGCCGTTCTG CAGGATGA
- the ANKRD16 gene encoding ankyrin repeat domain-containing protein 16 isoform X4 — MIPTPSQPQNPDFFCLFPLRPGSMAERERPRRLLRLVQEGKLDLLRDELRLDDIPEAPSWRWGRLGDSLLHHAARLGHRDVLEFLVREIGMDAEVTNGDYKRPIHEAASMGHWECVSFLLEMGASVDCLKKADWTPLMMACTRKNLEVIKTLVEHGANPLLRNKDGWNCFHVASREGHPEVLRYLLDVSPGCWDTESTTGRTPLHTAAMHGCAQVVELLLERCRYKPDSRDSCGVTPFMDALQNGHIGIACLLLEKHQACPTAVDALGAQALHRAAVTAQDGSIQFLVSELGVDVNGRATSLQLPALHYAAKDPAVPFARSHKGALSPIFPASLSQKPRSKPFWLPREGHGHTIQTLLALGADVQAKDGKGRSALHAASAGQRAEAARILLRAGLQDAPDATGMLAQQLARRPDVIQVFQGMQLST, encoded by the exons ATGATACCCACCCCTTCCCAACCCCAAAATCCcgattttttttgcctctttcccCTCAGGCCCGGATCCATGGCGGAGCGGGAGAGGCCGCGGCGGCTCCTGAGGCTGGTCCAGGAGGGAAAACTGGATCTCCTGCGGGATGAGCTGAGGCTGGATGACATTCCAGAGGCTCCCAGCTGGCGCTGGGGACGTTTGGGAGACTCCCTGCTGCACCACGCGGCGCGGCTCGGACACCGGGATGTGCTGGAATTCCTGGTCCGGGAGATTGGGATGGACGCGGAGGTGACCAATGGGGATTACAAGAGGCCGATCCATGAGGCTGCTTCCATGGGACACTGGGAATGTGTGTCCTTCCTGCTGGAGATGGGGGCGAGCGTGGATTGCTTGAAAAAGGCCGACTG GACTCCCCTCATGATGGCTTGCACCAGGAAAAACTTGGAAGTGATCAAAACTCTGGTGGAGCACGGAGCCAACCCATTGCTGAGGAATAAGGATGGCTGGAATTGCTTCCACGTTGCCAGCAGGGAGGGACACCCCGAGGTGCTCCGGTACCTGCTGGAtgtgtccccaggctgctgggacaCGGAAAGCACCACGGGGAGAACtcctctgcacacagcag CGATGCACGGCTGTGCCCAGGTcgtggagctgctcctggagcg gtGCCGGTACAAACCTGACAGCAGAGACAGCTGTGGAGTCACTCCCTTCATGGACGCCCTCCAGAACGGGCACATCGGCATCGCCTGCCTGCTCCTGGAAAAACACCAG GCCTGCCCCACAGCTGTGGATGCCCTGGGTGCTcaggccctgcacagggcagctgtGACAGCCCAGGATGGATCCATCCAGTTCCTGGTGTCCGAGCTGGGCGTGGATGTCAACGGGAGAGCGAcgtccctgcagctgccagccctgcactACGCAGCCAA GGATCCAGCCGTGCCGTTTGCCCGCTCCCACAAAGGAGCCCTTTCTCCCATTTTCCCGGCCTCCCTCTCCCAGAAACCACGTTCCAAGCCCTTCTGGTTGCCAAGG GAAGGACACGGACACACCATCCAGACCCTGCTGGCCCTCGGTGCTGACGTCCAGGCCAAGGATGGGAAGGGCCGTTCTG ccctgcacgCGGCCAGCGCCGGGCAGCGGGCGGAGGCCGCGCGGATCCTGCTCCGTGCTGGGCTCCAGGACGCTCCAGATGCCACGGGaatgctggcacagcagctggcCAGGAGGCCGGATGTCATCCAGGTTTTCCAGGGAATGCAACTCAGCACGTGA
- the ANKRD16 gene encoding ankyrin repeat domain-containing protein 16 isoform X3, whose translation MIPTPSQPQNPDFFCLFPLRPGSMAERERPRRLLRLVQEGKLDLLRDELRLDDIPEAPSWRWGRLGDSLLHHAARLGHRDVLEFLVREIGMDAEVTNGDYKRPIHEAASMGHWECVSFLLEMGASVDCLKKADWTPLMMACTRKNLEVIKTLVEHGANPLLRNKDGWNCFHVASREGHPEVLRYLLDVSPGCWDTESTTGRTPLHTAAMHGCAQVVELLLERCRYKPDSRDSCGVTPFMDALQNGHIGIACLLLEKHQACPTAVDALGAQALHRAAVTAQDGSIQFLVSELGVDVNGRATSLQLPALHYAAKEGHGHTIQTLLALGADVQAKDGKGRSG comes from the exons ATGATACCCACCCCTTCCCAACCCCAAAATCCcgattttttttgcctctttcccCTCAGGCCCGGATCCATGGCGGAGCGGGAGAGGCCGCGGCGGCTCCTGAGGCTGGTCCAGGAGGGAAAACTGGATCTCCTGCGGGATGAGCTGAGGCTGGATGACATTCCAGAGGCTCCCAGCTGGCGCTGGGGACGTTTGGGAGACTCCCTGCTGCACCACGCGGCGCGGCTCGGACACCGGGATGTGCTGGAATTCCTGGTCCGGGAGATTGGGATGGACGCGGAGGTGACCAATGGGGATTACAAGAGGCCGATCCATGAGGCTGCTTCCATGGGACACTGGGAATGTGTGTCCTTCCTGCTGGAGATGGGGGCGAGCGTGGATTGCTTGAAAAAGGCCGACTG GACTCCCCTCATGATGGCTTGCACCAGGAAAAACTTGGAAGTGATCAAAACTCTGGTGGAGCACGGAGCCAACCCATTGCTGAGGAATAAGGATGGCTGGAATTGCTTCCACGTTGCCAGCAGGGAGGGACACCCCGAGGTGCTCCGGTACCTGCTGGAtgtgtccccaggctgctgggacaCGGAAAGCACCACGGGGAGAACtcctctgcacacagcag CGATGCACGGCTGTGCCCAGGTcgtggagctgctcctggagcg gtGCCGGTACAAACCTGACAGCAGAGACAGCTGTGGAGTCACTCCCTTCATGGACGCCCTCCAGAACGGGCACATCGGCATCGCCTGCCTGCTCCTGGAAAAACACCAG GCCTGCCCCACAGCTGTGGATGCCCTGGGTGCTcaggccctgcacagggcagctgtGACAGCCCAGGATGGATCCATCCAGTTCCTGGTGTCCGAGCTGGGCGTGGATGTCAACGGGAGAGCGAcgtccctgcagctgccagccctgcactACGCAGCCAAG GAAGGACACGGACACACCATCCAGACCCTGCTGGCCCTCGGTGCTGACGTCCAGGCCAAGGATGGGAAGGGCCGTTCTG GATGA